One segment of Trachemys scripta elegans isolate TJP31775 chromosome 1, CAS_Tse_1.0, whole genome shotgun sequence DNA contains the following:
- the LOC117870762 gene encoding uncharacterized protein LOC117870762 — translation MTRLFLFSLVMVIIYQNRTFGKPVYGDLASTQLVDFSDAEYPVSDIQAKRNSYQASQDADSPNSAEQSSLCYFIQQSEIESQISCRLRFTRSKFNFNPFGLRFGKRQQVSLASKRDPITLSSVKKLPSLLKFKLNQMVPWCGDFGEQDC, via the exons ATGACTAGGCTTTTCCTCTTTTCATTAGTCATGGTGATCATTTACCAAAATAGGACTTTTGGAAAACCTGTTTATGGGGACCTAGCATCCACTCAGCTGGTTGATTTTTCAG ATGCTGAATATCCAGTCAGTGACATACAAGCCAAGAGGAACTCCTATCAGGCGAGCCAAGATGCCGATAGCCCCAATTCTGCAGAGCAATCCAGTCTCTGCTACTTCATCCAGCAGAGCGAGATTGAGAGTCAGATCTCCTGCAGACTGCGATTCACCAGGAGCAAGTTTAATTTTAACCCTTTTGGACTTCGGTTTGGGAAAAGGCAACAAGTCAGCTTGGCCAGCAAAAGGGATCCAATCACTTTGAGCAGTGTCAAAAAATTACCATCCCTATTAAAGTTCAAACTAAACCAAATGGTGCCCTGgtgtggagactttggggagcaGGATTGTTAA